A region from the Polaribacter sp. Hel1_33_78 genome encodes:
- a CDS encoding CoA transferase subunit A, which translates to MINKKVNNVQEALKGVKNGMTFMLGGFGLCGIPENAISELVKRDIRDVICISNNAGVDDFGLGLLLQNKQIKKMISSYVGENDEFERQMLSGELEVELTPQGTLAEKCRAAQAGFPAFYTPAGYGTEVAEGKETREFDGKMYVLEDAFKADFAFVKAWKGDAAGNLIFKGTSRNFNPNMCGAATITVAEVEEMVEVGELDPNNVHIPGIFVQRIFQGEKYEKRIEQRTVRQRN; encoded by the coding sequence ATGATAAACAAAAAAGTAAATAATGTTCAAGAAGCTTTAAAAGGTGTAAAAAACGGAATGACTTTTATGTTAGGAGGTTTTGGTTTGTGTGGTATTCCTGAAAATGCAATTTCTGAATTGGTAAAAAGAGATATTAGAGATGTTATTTGTATTTCTAATAATGCAGGTGTTGACGATTTTGGTTTGGGTTTATTACTTCAAAATAAACAAATTAAGAAAATGATTTCTTCTTATGTTGGTGAAAATGATGAGTTTGAGCGTCAAATGTTATCAGGAGAATTAGAAGTAGAGTTAACGCCTCAAGGAACTTTAGCCGAAAAATGCAGAGCAGCACAAGCAGGGTTTCCAGCATTTTACACACCAGCAGGCTATGGAACTGAAGTTGCCGAAGGTAAAGAAACTAGAGAGTTTGATGGAAAAATGTATGTGTTAGAAGATGCGTTTAAAGCGGATTTTGCTTTCGTAAAAGCTTGGAAAGGTGATGCTGCAGGGAATTTAATTTTTAAAGGAACTTCAAGAAATTTTAATCCAAATATGTGTGGAGCAGCAACAATTACCGTTGCAGAAGTAGAGGAAATGGTCGAAGTTGGCGAGTTAGATCCAAATAATGTTCATATTCCAGGAATATTTGTACAACGTATTTTTCAAGGTGAAAAATATGAGAAAAGAATTGAGCAACGAACAGTAAGACAAAGAAATTAG